A genomic segment from Nicotiana tabacum cultivar K326 chromosome 9, ASM71507v2, whole genome shotgun sequence encodes:
- the LOC107787708 gene encoding metal tolerance protein 1-like isoform X1, producing METQNLERGHVIEVRCDMAAQEKGTKICGSAPCGFSDVNTMSKDAQERSASMRKLCIAVVLCIIFMAVEVVGGIKANSLAILTDAAHLLSDVAAFAISLFSLWAAGWEANPRQSYGFFRIEILGALVSIQMIWLLAGILVYEAIARLIHDTGEVQGFLMFVVSAFGLVVNLIMAVLLGHDHGHGHGHSHGHDHGHEHGHNHEEHAHSHSDHEHGHGEHTHIHGISVSRHHHHNEGPSSRDQHSHAHDADHTEPLLKNSCDGEGVPEGEKKKKQRNINVQGAYLHVLGDSIQSIGVMIGGAIIWYKPEWKIIDLICTLIFSVIVLGTTIRMLRSILEVLMESTPREIDATRLEKGLCEMEDVVAIHELHIWAITVGKVLLACHVKIKPDADADTVLDKVIDYIKREYNISHVTIQIERE from the coding sequence ATGGAGACGCAGAACCTGGAACGTGGACATGTAATTGAGGTACGTTGTGACATGGCAGCTCAAGAAAAGGGGACTAAAATCTGTGGTTCAGCACCGTGTGGATTCTCAGATGTTAACACCATGTCTAAGGATGCACAGGAGAGATCGGCATCCATGAGGAAACTTTGCATCGCGGTTGTCCTCTGCATCATTTTTATGGCTGTCGAGGTTGTTGGTGGTATTAAAGCCAACAGTCTGGCAATATTGACAGACGCTGCTCATCTACTATCAGATGTTGCAGCTTTTGCAATATCCTTGTTTTCACTCTGGGCAGCAGGATGGGAAGCTAATCCACGCCAGTCCTATGGGTTTTTCAGAATCGAGATACTCGGGGCATTAGTTTCTATCCAAATGATATGGCTTCTAGCTGGGATCCTTGTTTATGAAGCCATTGCTCGTCTTATACATGATACAGGTGAAGTTCAAGGCTTCCTCATGTTTGTGGTGTCTGCATTTGGATTAGTAGTGAACCTTATCATGGCAGTCTTGCTAGGTCATGATCATGGCCACGGCCACGGCCACAGCCACGGTCATGACCATGGCCATGAACACGGCCATAATCATGAAGAACATGCTCATAGCCATTCTGATCATGAGCACGGCCATGGCGAGCATACGCATATACATGGAATTAGCGTTAGCCGACACCATCACCATAATGAGGGACCTTCGAGCCGAGATCAACACTCCCACGCACATGATGCAGATCACACCGAGCCTCTACTTAAGAATTCATGTGACGGTGAAGGTGTGccagaaggtgaaaagaaaaagaagcagaGGAACATAAATGTTCAGGGGGCTTATCTTCATGTACTAGGAGATTCTATTCAGAGCATAGGGGTGATGATTGGGGGAGCTATTATATGGTATAAACCAGAGTGGAAAATCATTGATCTAATTTGCACTCTCATTTTCTCTGTAATTGTGCTCGGGACAACCATTAGGATGCTTCGGAGTATTCTTGAAGTATTAATGGAGAGCACACCCAGAGAAATTGATGCAACAAGGCTCGAGAAGGGGCTCTGTGAGATGGAGGACGTTGTCGCAATCCATGAATTGCACATATGGGCGATTACAGTCGGCAAAGTGCTCCTGGCTTGCCATGTCAAGATTAAGCCCGACGCTGATGCTGACACGGTGCTGGATAAGGTGATTGATTATATTAAGAGGGAATATAACATTAGCCATGTAACCATTCAAATAGAAAGAGAGTAA